The Ornithinibacillus sp. 4-3 region ATTAATTACTCCAGGAGGTGTTGGTATTAATCCCATAATAGACATAGAAAGAATGCTCTTCCCAGATCCTGATTCACCAACTACACCTAATGTTTCACCTTTATTTAGTGTAAAACTTACTCCATTAACTGCTTTTACTACTCCTTCATCAGTATGGAAAAAGGTTTGTAAGTTATCTACTCTAAGTAATTGCTCAGACATAATTTCACCTCACTCTTTATCTGTTTTTTAATTGAGGGTCTAAAACATCACGTAACCCATCACCGACTAAACTAAAGCTTAATACTACTAATGTAATTGCTGTTCCTGGTGCAATTGCAAGCAATGGAAATGTATTTAAATATTCACGTGCATCACTTAACATTGCTCCCCATTCTGGATTCGGCGGTTGAACTCCTAACCCAATAAAGGAAAGTCCAGATGCAATTAAAATAGAAGTACCCATTAATTGTGTTCCTTGAACGATTAATGGTGATAATGAATTTGGTAAAATGTGCTTTAATATAATAGTTCTATCTGGAAATCCCATTGCTTTTGATGCATCGATATATTCCATTTCCTTAATACTTATTACAGAACCTCTAAAGATTCGAGCGAAATCTGGTATGGTAAATATCGCTACTGCTAACATTGTATTGAATATCCCATTTCCTAAAATTGCAACAATAGCAATAGCTAATAAGATTCCTGGAAATGCTAATAAAATATCAATAAAACGCATGATTAGAGCATCAATTCTACCACCATAATAACCAGCGACTCCTCCTAAAATTAACCCTCCTAATAAACCTAAGCCCACGCTCACTATACTAATTTGGAAGGAAATTTTAGCACCAAAAATCAATCTAGATAATACATCTCTTCCTAAATTATCTGTGCCTAACCAGTGGTCTGAACTAGATTTTTCAAAATTATTGATTAAGTTTTGTTCTAACGGATCATGAGAAGTTAAAAACGGACCAAACAGAGACATAATAATAAAAATCAAAATTATTACTAAGCCAAAAACCGATACTTTTCTTTTTGAAAATCGTTTCCAAAACAGAAGTGTGCGGCTAAAAAAACTTTTTTTACGGGTTAAACTATTTGCTACTATATCTCCTTGCATTTTCTTATCTCTCCTTTCGTCCTATTCATATCGAATTCTGGGATCAACAATTTTGTATGCGATATCTACAAAGATATTGATGATTACAAAAGTTGTCGCTACGACTAAAATGGTTCCTTGAACAATTGGATAATCTCGAGCGAGAATTGCATCTACCATATAACGGCCTACCCCTGGTATGGAGAATACAACTTCTGTTAAAATCGTCCCTGCTAATAAACCGCCAAACCTCAATCCAATTACTGTAACTACTGGAATCAATGCATTTTTTAATGCATGTATATATGTAATTACTCTCTCAGGCAGCCCCTTTGCTTTTGCAGTTCTAATGTAGTCTTGTCTAACAACATCTAGCATACTAGAGCGAGTCATACGAGCTATTAATCCCATTGACTGCGCCCCTAAAGTTACGATTGGTAAGATATAATGTTTTGGTGAATCAACTCCAAAAACAGGAAACCAACCCAATTTCAATGAAAATATCATTAATAAAATTAAACCTAAAAAATAGGAGGGAATTGAAACAGCAATCAAAGAAATAAACATGATGAAGTTATCAGTAAATTTATTTTGTTTAATCGCAGCTAATACTCCCCCTAGCATTCCAAACACTGTAGCAAAAATAGTCGCTCCTAACGCAATTGTTATTGTTATTGGAAACCTTGTAGCTAGTTCTTCTGTAACTGGTATACCAGTCTGAATGGAGGTTCCTAAATCACCTTGTAAAGCATTCCCTATAAATGTTAGAAATTGAATGTATATAGGGTTATTTAAACCTAAATTCTCTCGAGCTGCTTCTACCGTTTCTTTAGAGGCCTCTATTCCAACTACTAGCCGGGCAGGATCTCCTGGAATAAAATGCAACATACCGAAAACTAATATTGCAATAGCAAATAACACAGGTATTACTTGTAAAGTTCTTCTGATAATGAAGCTAGTCATAGTCATACCACCTCACCATTCTATTGTTATTTCAAATATTCAGTTTTATAATTATTTTCATTTCATCATAGATAAGGCTGTGAAATTCACAGCCTTATCTAGTTGTCTATTATTTTTCTACATATGCTTCTTTAAAGGTAATTAAAGAAAATTTACTAATATCAACATTCTTTACATTATCCCTTTGTGCAACCATAGAATATTGATCATGTAGCCAGAAGGCTGCAGGATCTTCCTTGTAAACGATCTCTTGTGCACGCTGATATAATTTTCTTCTCTTTTCTGCATCTAACTCTGTTAAGGCCTCCATAATAATCTTGTCAAATTCTGCATTTGAATAGAACCCATAGTTTCTCTCATTCGTTTCCGCAGTATAATAGATTGGTCTTAATTGTCTATCTGAGTTAGTTCCACCGGTACCCATAATGAATATTCCTTGATCGAACTCATCTGCAGTTAAACCACTCCATTCATCAACAATGTCTCCCCATTCCATTACATTGATTTCAGCTTCAATACCTACTTGTCTTAATTGATCACTAATAACTTCAGCCAATTCTACTCCCTGCAAATATCTACTAGTTGTAGTAATCTTTGTTTTAAATCCATCTGGATAGCCGGCTTCTGTTAATAATTGCTTAGATTTTTCAGGATCATATGGAATTTCTCCAAGATCGATATAATCTGGCATAACTGGCGGCATTGCGCTCGTTGGTAAATATCCGATACCTGGTACAACTTTTTCAATAATGGTTGCACGATCAATCGCATAACTTATTGCCTGCCTTACCTTAACATCGCTTAAAGGTTTCTTAGAAACATCAAATCTAAATTGTCTTTGACCAATGGAAGGTTCTTTGACTACCTCAATACCATCAACATTTTCTAATCTTGCTAAATCTTGCGCAGGAATTTGCTGAATGACATCTACTTCTCCAGCCTCAAGTGCCATAACTCTTGTTGCATCTTCTGGAATTGTTCTATATTCGATTATTTTAGTGACCCCTTTTGTACCAAAATAATCATCATTTCTCTCGAGTGTTAAAATTTGATCCTTTTTCCACTCAGTGATTTTATACGGACCTGTACCTATAGAAGATTCGAGTGTTTTACCTACATCATTTCCATATTCTTCAATAGCCTTGGGACTAATAATTGCAGTTGCAAGTACAGTCATTAATTCTTCGAATAATCCATACGGTTCTTTTGTAATGAAAGCTACTGTAAAATCATCAATTACTTCCACATCTGTAATAAATTGATAATCCGCAGAGTGTACTAAACCGTTATCCAAATTCAGAAGACGGTCAAAGCTTGTCTTTACAGCTCGGGCATTAAAATCTTCCCCATCATGAAATTTAATTCCCTCTTTTAATTTAAATGTCCATGTAGTCCCTGCTTCGTCTACTTCCCATTCCTCTGCCAATTCACCAACAATGTTATTATCTTTATCATAATTAATTAATCTGTTGTATATCATATCTACTATTTGATGAGATGTATGATCATTTGCAAAGTGCGGATCTAGGGATTGTGCATCTGTATTCGGTGCAAACACTAATTTTTCTTTAATTTCGCTTGAGTCTGAGTTTCCATTTTCTCCATTTGATTCTGTCTTTCCATTAGCTTTTTCACCAGAACTGCATCCAATAACTGTCAGCATGATCGCAATTAATAAAATTAGAAATGAGAATTTACTTTTCATGTTTTATCTCCTTCCATTCTTTCCTATACAATGTCAAGTTCAATTTCAGACGCTAAATATCCGAATGCAGACCACATTGTAGATTTTGTAATTACATCATTGAACATTTGCTTTGCTTTTTCTTCATCACCTTGAGTTAAATAATAAAATCCTAATCCATATCCTTGAGTCGCTAATTCTAAATCTGGTAATAATGCTCCTTCAAAGTTAATAAGCTCATCTGGATTTAATAAACCTTTATACATTAACAAACGTCGGTAATATGACGTATTAGGACCAGGTTTCATATCTTCCGTTACTAACGCTAATAAATCATCTGCTTCTTTTTTCTTATTATTTTTTACTAAAGTCATCCAGTACCAATCCGCAATTGCAACAAATAGTTCATCACTATCTGTCATGTCATAACAAATCTTATAAACTCGCTCTGCCCTCTCATATTCTTGTAATAAATAATAAGACAATCCTAAGTGATACCATGTGTCCCAATTACTTGGATCGATTCTTGAAGATAATTCAAAATCTGCTGCGGCTTCACGATACATTCTGATTGATAAGTGACGATGGCCACGATGGCGGTATGCTAAAGCATGAAATGGATTTAAATAAATTGCTTCTGAGTATGCGTCTATTGCCTGTTTAAATGATTGAGATTTACAAAGTTCTAATCCTTTTTCTATTCTTAGTTCTGGATTATTTGGATCTTTACTAATTTTCTCTTCGATTGTAATCAAATCTTCTGACTTAGATAGTGATGATGTCAGCCAAGTTAATTGGTTTTCTCTTGAATCTAAGGTATCTGTTAGCTCAATATTCATGAATTGCTCTCTACTCATTCCGCATTTCTCCTCTACTTTTTATTTCCAAACTTGTTTTAACACTCTCTCAAAGTTTCCACCTAAGAATTTATTAATATCTTCTTCACTATAGCCGCGCTTCTGTAGACCTTCGATAACATTAGCAATATCTTTTGCACCTTTAAATCCACTAGCAGATGAAAATTCTCTGCCAATTCCAATCGTCTTATAATATGATCCTGCAACTTCTGGATATAAAGTAAGCTGATCCATTGCTCCTTTAGTATCAGGAGAATCATTTAATGTTGCATCACTTCCAAATCCAACATGATTGATTCCTACTAAATTAACAACATGATCAACATGATCTAAATAATCATCTAAAGATGGTTGACTCTTGGTCTCTTCTTTCCATGTTAATGGTCCCCATGGCGTCAGACCCATAACGCCACCATTTTCAGCTAATAACTTTATTAAATCATCACTCTTATTTCTCGGATTATTTGTAATCGCTTTCACATTTGCGTGTGAAAACACAATAGGTTTCTCGCTAGCTAAAATGGCATCTCTACCAGTCTGTTCATTGCTATGTGATACGTCTACTAGCATGCCTAGCTTGTTCATTTCTTTAATAAGCTGTTTACCGAAGTTTGTTAATCCTCCACCATTCGCTTCGGTACATCCGCTGCCAATATAATTTCCTTTGTTGTATGTAAGCTGAACTACTCTCGCACCTAATTCATAAAAGACACGTAGGTTTTCTAATGAATTTCCAATTGGATATGGTTCTTGAAAAGTTAATACTAGAGATTTAACACCATTTTTTGAATTATTTTCGATATCCTCATATGTCCTAATGACTTTAACGTTAGGATCCTCATCCGTATATTGGTAGATTCTGGCAATAGATTTTACTGTTTCCGCAAAACCGTCAAAGGAATTTAATGTTAAGAAAAACGTATCCGCTTTCGACTTCAAAATCCCTTCAGAGCATCCATCAAATTCCCCATCCATAAACATACATCCATCAATTACAGGGTTTAAAACTTTCATTTAACCACTCCTATTTGTTGTAATATTAAAACTAAGCAAATAATATCATGTAATTCTGAATATTTATAATACAAAAATAAAATCGTCGTGATACAATAAAGGTATAGTGAAGGGAGTTGTTATACTTGTTTAATCATTTGGAGTACTTTATTGCGGTTGCTGAGGAATTAAATTTTACAAAAGCTGCAGTGAGGTTAAATATAAGTCAACCAC contains the following coding sequences:
- a CDS encoding ABC transporter permease, with amino-acid sequence MQGDIVANSLTRKKSFFSRTLLFWKRFSKRKVSVFGLVIILIFIIMSLFGPFLTSHDPLEQNLINNFEKSSSDHWLGTDNLGRDVLSRLIFGAKISFQISIVSVGLGLLGGLILGGVAGYYGGRIDALIMRFIDILLAFPGILLAIAIVAILGNGIFNTMLAVAIFTIPDFARIFRGSVISIKEMEYIDASKAMGFPDRTIILKHILPNSLSPLIVQGTQLMGTSILIASGLSFIGLGVQPPNPEWGAMLSDAREYLNTFPLLAIAPGTAITLVVLSFSLVGDGLRDVLDPQLKNR
- a CDS encoding ABC transporter permease, translated to MTSFIIRRTLQVIPVLFAIAILVFGMLHFIPGDPARLVVGIEASKETVEAARENLGLNNPIYIQFLTFIGNALQGDLGTSIQTGIPVTEELATRFPITITIALGATIFATVFGMLGGVLAAIKQNKFTDNFIMFISLIAVSIPSYFLGLILLMIFSLKLGWFPVFGVDSPKHYILPIVTLGAQSMGLIARMTRSSMLDVVRQDYIRTAKAKGLPERVITYIHALKNALIPVVTVIGLRFGGLLAGTILTEVVFSIPGVGRYMVDAILARDYPIVQGTILVVATTFVIINIFVDIAYKIVDPRIRYE
- a CDS encoding ABC transporter substrate-binding protein; this encodes MKSKFSFLILLIAIMLTVIGCSSGEKANGKTESNGENGNSDSSEIKEKLVFAPNTDAQSLDPHFANDHTSHQIVDMIYNRLINYDKDNNIVGELAEEWEVDEAGTTWTFKLKEGIKFHDGEDFNARAVKTSFDRLLNLDNGLVHSADYQFITDVEVIDDFTVAFITKEPYGLFEELMTVLATAIISPKAIEEYGNDVGKTLESSIGTGPYKITEWKKDQILTLERNDDYFGTKGVTKIIEYRTIPEDATRVMALEAGEVDVIQQIPAQDLARLENVDGIEVVKEPSIGQRQFRFDVSKKPLSDVKVRQAISYAIDRATIIEKVVPGIGYLPTSAMPPVMPDYIDLGEIPYDPEKSKQLLTEAGYPDGFKTKITTTSRYLQGVELAEVISDQLRQVGIEAEINVMEWGDIVDEWSGLTADEFDQGIFIMGTGGTNSDRQLRPIYYTAETNERNYGFYSNAEFDKIIMEALTELDAEKRRKLYQRAQEIVYKEDPAAFWLHDQYSMVAQRDNVKNVDISKFSLITFKEAYVEK
- a CDS encoding dipeptidase, which gives rise to MKVLNPVIDGCMFMDGEFDGCSEGILKSKADTFFLTLNSFDGFAETVKSIARIYQYTDEDPNVKVIRTYEDIENNSKNGVKSLVLTFQEPYPIGNSLENLRVFYELGARVVQLTYNKGNYIGSGCTEANGGGLTNFGKQLIKEMNKLGMLVDVSHSNEQTGRDAILASEKPIVFSHANVKAITNNPRNKSDDLIKLLAENGGVMGLTPWGPLTWKEETKSQPSLDDYLDHVDHVVNLVGINHVGFGSDATLNDSPDTKGAMDQLTLYPEVAGSYYKTIGIGREFSSASGFKGAKDIANVIEGLQKRGYSEEDINKFLGGNFERVLKQVWK